A DNA window from Ovis aries strain OAR_USU_Benz2616 breed Rambouillet chromosome 7, ARS-UI_Ramb_v3.0, whole genome shotgun sequence contains the following coding sequences:
- the AHSA1 gene encoding activator of 90 kDa heat shock protein ATPase homolog 1 isoform X1: protein MAKWGEGDPRWIVEERADATNVNNWHWTERDASNWSTDKLKTLFLAVRVQNEEGKCEVTEVSKLDGEASINNRKGKLIFFYEWSVKLNWTGTSKSGVQYKGHVEIPNLSDENSVDEVEISVSLAKDEPDTNLVALMKEEGVKLLREAMGIYISTLKTEFTQGMILPTMNGESVDPAGPPALKTEERKAKSAPSKSQARPVGVKIPTCKITLRESFLTSPEELYRVFTTQEFVQAFTHAPAVLEADKGGKFHLVDGNVSGEFTDLVPEKYIAMKWRFKSWPEGHFAIITLTFIDKNGETELCMEGRGIPAPEEERTRQGWQRYYFEGIKQTFGYGARLF, encoded by the exons ATGGCCAAGTGGGGTGAGGGCGACCCACGCTGGATCGTGGAGGAGCGGGCGGACGCCACCAACGTCAACAACTGGCATTG gACAGAGAGGGATGCTTCGAACTGGTCCACAGATAAGCTGAAAACACTGTTCCTGGCTGTGCGTGTGCAAAATGAGGAAGGCAAGTGCGAGGTGACAGAAGTGAGTAAGCTTGATGGAGAGGCATCCATTAACAATCGCAAAGGCAAACTTATCTTCTTTTATGAGTGGAGCGTCAAACTAAACTGGACAG GTACCTCTAAGTCTGGAGTGCAGTACAAGGGCCATGTGGAGATCCCCAATTTGTCTGATGAAAATAGCGTGGATGAAGTGGAG ATTAGTGTGAGCCTTGCCAAAGATGAGCCTGACACAAATCTCGTGGCCTTAATGAAGGAAGAAGGGGTGAAACTTCTAAGAGAAGCAATGGGAATTTACATCAGCACCCTCAAAACAG AGTTCACGCAGGGTATGATCTTGCCTACAATGAATGGAGAGTCAGTAGACCCAGCCGGGCCACCAGCACTGAAAACTGAGGAGCGCAAG GCTAAGTCTGCTCCTTCAAAAAGCCAGGCCAGACCTGTTGGTGTCAAAATCCCCACTTGTAAGATCACCCTTAGAGAAAGCTTCCTGACATCACCAGAGGAGCTCTATAGAGTTTTTACCACCCAAGAG TTCGTTCAGGCCTTCACCCACGCTCCTGCTGTGTTGGAAGCAGACAAAGGTGGCAAGTTTCACTTGGTAGACGGCAATGTCTCTGGAGAATTCACTGATCTG GTCCCTGAGAAATACATTGCAATGAAGTGGAGGTTTAAATCTTGGCCAGAAG GGCACTTTGCCATCATCACCTTGACCTTCATCGATAAGAATGGAGAAACTGAGCTGTGCATGGAAGGCCGAGGCATCCCTGCCCCAGAGGAGGAGAGGACGAGGCAGGGATGGCAGCGGTACTACTTTGAAGGCATCAAACAGACCTTTGGCTATGGTGCGCGCTTGTTTTAG
- the AHSA1 gene encoding activator of 90 kDa heat shock protein ATPase homolog 1 isoform X2, whose amino-acid sequence MAKWGEGDPRWIVEERADATNVNNWHWTERDASNWSTDKLKTLFLAVRVQNEEGKCEVTEVSKLDGEASINNRKGKLIFFYEWSVKLNWTGTSKSGVQYKGHVEIPNLSDENSVDEVEISVSLAKDEPDTNLVALMKEEGVKLLREAMGIYISTLKTEFTQGMILPTMNGESVDPAGPPALKTEERKFVQAFTHAPAVLEADKGGKFHLVDGNVSGEFTDLVPEKYIAMKWRFKSWPEGHFAIITLTFIDKNGETELCMEGRGIPAPEEERTRQGWQRYYFEGIKQTFGYGARLF is encoded by the exons ATGGCCAAGTGGGGTGAGGGCGACCCACGCTGGATCGTGGAGGAGCGGGCGGACGCCACCAACGTCAACAACTGGCATTG gACAGAGAGGGATGCTTCGAACTGGTCCACAGATAAGCTGAAAACACTGTTCCTGGCTGTGCGTGTGCAAAATGAGGAAGGCAAGTGCGAGGTGACAGAAGTGAGTAAGCTTGATGGAGAGGCATCCATTAACAATCGCAAAGGCAAACTTATCTTCTTTTATGAGTGGAGCGTCAAACTAAACTGGACAG GTACCTCTAAGTCTGGAGTGCAGTACAAGGGCCATGTGGAGATCCCCAATTTGTCTGATGAAAATAGCGTGGATGAAGTGGAG ATTAGTGTGAGCCTTGCCAAAGATGAGCCTGACACAAATCTCGTGGCCTTAATGAAGGAAGAAGGGGTGAAACTTCTAAGAGAAGCAATGGGAATTTACATCAGCACCCTCAAAACAG AGTTCACGCAGGGTATGATCTTGCCTACAATGAATGGAGAGTCAGTAGACCCAGCCGGGCCACCAGCACTGAAAACTGAGGAGCGCAAG TTCGTTCAGGCCTTCACCCACGCTCCTGCTGTGTTGGAAGCAGACAAAGGTGGCAAGTTTCACTTGGTAGACGGCAATGTCTCTGGAGAATTCACTGATCTG GTCCCTGAGAAATACATTGCAATGAAGTGGAGGTTTAAATCTTGGCCAGAAG GGCACTTTGCCATCATCACCTTGACCTTCATCGATAAGAATGGAGAAACTGAGCTGTGCATGGAAGGCCGAGGCATCCCTGCCCCAGAGGAGGAGAGGACGAGGCAGGGATGGCAGCGGTACTACTTTGAAGGCATCAAACAGACCTTTGGCTATGGTGCGCGCTTGTTTTAG